The Niastella koreensis GR20-10 genome includes a window with the following:
- a CDS encoding glycerophosphodiester phosphodiesterase family protein, with product MNLRRVSRQLAVAASCFVAAQVMGQSKKLNVLNISTPQQLQQYFKYTGHDVPLISGHRGGPDVNAPENSLEAFEHSLQFTPATFEIDPHLTKDSVVVLLHDDTLDRTTTGKGKLNSYTWEEAKKFKLKDVNGNVTPYRIPTLEEAIIWAKGRTVLILDKKDVPMETTAKLIKKHHAEAWVMITVHNAKQAKFYYDDNKNVMFEAFVKTKQAMEEYEQAGIPWQQIMAYIGPDIKPENKELIELLHQRGVMCMISSAPTYDKLPTTEERAKAYTAIIKSGVDVIEADRAIEAAAAVKSLAPASSDKNKFFGKK from the coding sequence ATGAACCTACGTCGCGTCAGCAGGCAACTCGCTGTAGCAGCCAGTTGTTTTGTGGCTGCCCAGGTAATGGGACAGTCGAAAAAGTTAAACGTACTTAACATCAGTACGCCGCAGCAATTACAACAATACTTCAAATACACCGGTCATGATGTGCCACTGATCAGCGGGCACCGCGGTGGTCCCGATGTGAATGCACCCGAAAACAGCCTCGAAGCTTTTGAACATTCCCTGCAGTTTACCCCGGCAACGTTTGAGATAGATCCGCATTTAACAAAAGACAGCGTGGTGGTGCTGCTGCACGATGATACACTCGATCGTACTACTACCGGCAAGGGAAAGCTGAATAGCTACACCTGGGAAGAAGCCAAAAAGTTTAAGCTGAAAGATGTAAACGGTAATGTAACGCCTTACCGTATTCCCACCCTGGAAGAAGCCATCATTTGGGCAAAGGGCAGAACGGTATTGATTCTCGATAAAAAAGATGTGCCCATGGAAACAACGGCAAAGCTCATCAAAAAGCACCATGCCGAAGCCTGGGTAATGATTACTGTTCATAATGCCAAACAGGCGAAGTTTTATTATGATGATAATAAAAACGTGATGTTTGAGGCATTTGTAAAAACAAAACAGGCAATGGAAGAATATGAGCAAGCCGGTATACCCTGGCAACAGATCATGGCCTACATTGGGCCCGACATTAAACCGGAGAACAAAGAATTGATAGAGCTGTTGCACCAGCGCGGCGTAATGTGTATGATCTCCAGCGCGCCTACCTACGATAAATTGCCTACTACCGAAGAACGCGCCAAAGCTTATACCGCAATCATCAAAAGTGGTGTTGATGTAATTGAAGCAGACCGGGCTATAGAAGCGGCGGCTGCTGTTAAATCGTTAGCACCGGCTTCGAGTGATAAGAATAAATTCTTTGGTAAAAAGTAG
- a CDS encoding histidine phosphatase family protein — protein sequence MLNIYLIRHGETAWNADNNRYCGRTDIPLTEKGLKQAETLRQQLSSIKWDGVFSSPLQRAYTTAQIATGAQVIKDERLIEADFGGWEKKTKEEFMAENAQLWRNWMNDPANNRAGGTGETGAEIVQRVDAFFQWLQNRYTSGNFLVAAHNGVNRLYLAHKLGMPLRNYRMFFMENSAASMFTLEPDGTFMLRYLNSKF from the coding sequence ATGCTTAATATTTATTTGATCAGGCATGGAGAAACCGCCTGGAACGCCGATAACAACCGCTATTGCGGCAGAACAGATATTCCGCTTACCGAAAAAGGATTAAAACAGGCCGAAACCTTGCGTCAGCAGTTATCATCGATTAAATGGGATGGCGTGTTTTCTTCGCCGTTGCAACGTGCGTATACGACTGCGCAAATAGCAACCGGCGCGCAGGTGATAAAAGATGAACGCCTGATAGAAGCCGATTTTGGCGGCTGGGAAAAAAAAACAAAAGAAGAGTTCATGGCCGAGAATGCGCAGCTGTGGCGCAACTGGATGAATGATCCTGCCAACAACCGGGCCGGTGGCACGGGCGAGACCGGTGCGGAGATCGTACAGCGGGTGGATGCATTTTTTCAGTGGTTACAAAATCGATATACATCCGGTAACTTCCTGGTGGCGGCGCATAACGGCGTAAACCGCTTATACCTGGCGCATAAACTGGGCATGCCGCTGCGCAATTACCGCATGTTTTTTATGGAGAACTCCGCTGCTTCTATGTTTACGCTGGAACCGGATGGAACTTTTATGTTGCGCTACCTTAATTCAAAATTCTGA
- a CDS encoding MFS transporter produces MLQKNNNSFADKTGIPMSLLWGYVGILIFMMGDGMETGWLSPYLKAQGMTIEQNATLFTAYGITVAISAWFSGVLAEGFGPKKTMLAGLLLYLAGTTGFVGYGLAHLNFPVMIITYALRGFGYPLFAYSFMVWIAYQSPKEKLGRAVGWFWFVFTGGLNVLGAFYSSWAIKSLGYINTLWSSVFWVLIGAFFALLLNKASFKTGSNGNGAGGKARELLKGLTIIQEEPKVLIGGIVRIINTTAQFAFPVFLPMYMEKHGFDTTTWLQIWGTIFTSNIIFNLIFGFVGDRLGWRNTIMWFGGIGCAITTLGLYYVPQAAPGNFAIVLAAGILWGACLAGYVPLSALVPSLVKKDKGAAIAILNLGAGLPVFVGPALVGLFFSAVGEEGIIWILAVLYFISALLTKFITLPDNAKTLHQVKADNTTLEATI; encoded by the coding sequence ATGCTACAAAAAAACAACAATTCATTCGCCGATAAAACCGGCATTCCCATGTCCCTGCTCTGGGGCTACGTAGGTATTCTCATATTCATGATGGGCGACGGGATGGAAACCGGTTGGTTAAGTCCGTACTTAAAAGCGCAGGGCATGACTATTGAACAAAATGCTACCCTGTTCACGGCCTATGGCATTACCGTGGCCATTTCAGCCTGGTTTTCAGGAGTGCTGGCCGAAGGCTTTGGCCCAAAGAAAACCATGCTGGCCGGTTTATTACTATACCTGGCCGGTACCACCGGTTTTGTGGGGTACGGACTGGCGCACCTGAACTTCCCTGTTATGATTATCACCTATGCCTTACGCGGGTTTGGTTATCCTTTATTCGCGTATTCCTTCATGGTATGGATCGCTTATCAAAGTCCGAAGGAAAAGCTGGGCCGCGCAGTGGGCTGGTTCTGGTTTGTATTCACGGGCGGACTGAACGTACTGGGTGCTTTTTACAGCAGCTGGGCCATTAAAAGCCTCGGTTACATCAATACCTTATGGAGCTCTGTTTTCTGGGTGTTGATCGGCGCTTTTTTTGCGCTGCTGTTGAATAAAGCCTCTTTTAAAACCGGTTCAAACGGAAACGGTGCCGGTGGTAAAGCGCGCGAGTTGTTGAAGGGATTGACCATCATACAGGAGGAACCGAAAGTACTGATCGGCGGTATTGTACGCATCATCAATACCACGGCGCAATTTGCGTTCCCGGTGTTCCTGCCTATGTACATGGAAAAACATGGGTTCGATACCACCACCTGGTTACAGATCTGGGGTACCATCTTTACCAGCAACATCATCTTCAACCTCATCTTTGGTTTTGTAGGAGATCGCCTGGGCTGGCGCAATACCATCATGTGGTTTGGGGGCATCGGTTGCGCCATTACTACCCTGGGGTTGTACTATGTGCCACAAGCCGCACCCGGCAATTTCGCCATTGTACTGGCGGCTGGTATCTTGTGGGGCGCCTGTTTAGCCGGTTATGTACCGCTTTCGGCATTGGTACCATCATTGGTAAAAAAAGACAAAGGCGCTGCCATCGCCATCCTGAACCTGGGTGCGGGGTTGCCGGTTTTTGTAGGGCCCGCCCTGGTAGGTTTGTTCTTTAGCGCAGTTGGGGAAGAAGGCATCATCTGGATCCTGGCTGTTTTATATTTTATCAGTGCCCTGTTAACAAAATTTATTACGCTGCCCGATAACGCCAAAACATTGCATCAGGTGAAGGCAGACAATACAACATTAGAAGCTACTATCTAA
- a CDS encoding DeoR/GlpR family DNA-binding transcription regulator, whose product MTITDRHQLIIQKLQEKGRVDIQELSEELQVSGVTIRKDLKLLEEKNLLFRTKGGGSVNNPYAAERPINEKEFINSDQKKKIAKAALTLLGQNDSIIIGSGTTVFELAQALFPSRHITVITPALRVALELCNRPNVDILQIGGLIHHSSASAAGAFGERLLEDISCGLLFMGVDGIEPEFGLSITNLAEASLDKKMIQVAQQVVVLADSTKFGRRGIGRICGLDQVDYIITDAGAPMEAIKQLEEKGVKTIIAE is encoded by the coding sequence ATGACGATTACAGACAGACATCAGCTTATTATTCAGAAATTACAGGAAAAGGGACGGGTAGATATTCAGGAGCTCAGTGAGGAACTGCAGGTTTCGGGTGTTACCATTCGCAAGGACCTGAAATTGCTGGAGGAAAAGAACCTGTTGTTCCGGACAAAGGGCGGTGGCTCGGTAAATAATCCCTATGCTGCGGAACGCCCCATCAATGAGAAGGAGTTCATCAACTCAGATCAAAAAAAGAAGATCGCCAAAGCGGCGCTTACCCTGCTGGGTCAAAACGACAGCATTATCATAGGTTCTGGCACTACAGTATTTGAGCTGGCACAGGCGTTGTTCCCTTCCAGACATATAACGGTTATCACCCCTGCCCTGCGGGTGGCATTGGAGCTATGCAATCGGCCCAATGTAGACATCCTGCAAATTGGCGGACTGATCCATCACAGTTCGGCTTCTGCAGCCGGCGCTTTTGGCGAGCGTTTGCTCGAAGATATTTCCTGTGGATTGTTATTTATGGGTGTTGATGGTATTGAGCCTGAATTTGGTTTAAGCATTACCAACCTGGCAGAGGCCAGCCTGGATAAAAAAATGATCCAGGTAGCGCAACAGGTTGTAGTGTTGGCGGACAGCACCAAGTTTGGCCGCCGCGGCATCGGCCGCATCTGCGGGCTCGACCAGGTTGATTATATAATCACGGACGCCGGCGCCCCCATGGAAGCCATCAAACAACTGGAAGAAAAAGGCGTTAAAACCATTATAGCTGAATAA
- a CDS encoding DUF6528 family protein, translated as MKTLPIKTMVVAGLIAVCMMQCSKSSSGNTTDNGNDTTGIDQKEVHQIVFADQSVNRVAIADVDSKKVVWEWSPATSNVAAGDVKWFVNMSDAKPVYNNKYILANASTGGVALVRIADKKTVFYAYAGNGNVHSTEVLPDGNLVVAASTGAYLMLLRMDTTTLPYSGYTKKITVADAHNVVWDKKRQELWTASVNKLYGFTYNFNCAAPDLTLKDSITLPASGCHDLYPVYGKDSLWLSTSSKIWAINLQTKTVTEQSALARVKSVSSGPNENYPTILMQSIDTDQQWYNDKVIDFKGNTVLQLTGLKAYKGRWLLVNTFSYDGGGDVKVCK; from the coding sequence ATGAAAACTTTACCTATTAAAACTATGGTGGTGGCAGGCCTGATAGCCGTATGTATGATGCAATGTTCAAAGTCGTCTTCTGGCAACACAACCGATAATGGAAACGATACCACCGGTATTGATCAAAAAGAAGTGCATCAGATCGTTTTTGCCGATCAGTCGGTAAACCGGGTGGCGATTGCCGATGTGGACAGTAAGAAAGTAGTTTGGGAATGGAGCCCAGCCACTTCAAATGTAGCAGCAGGTGATGTAAAATGGTTTGTGAACATGTCCGATGCAAAACCGGTGTATAATAATAAATACATCCTGGCCAATGCCTCTACCGGCGGCGTGGCGCTGGTGCGCATCGCTGACAAGAAAACCGTTTTTTATGCCTATGCCGGCAATGGCAATGTGCATTCAACCGAAGTATTGCCCGATGGCAACCTGGTGGTAGCCGCCAGCACCGGTGCTTACCTGATGTTGTTAAGAATGGATACCACAACGCTGCCATACAGCGGGTATACCAAAAAAATAACCGTAGCCGATGCACATAATGTAGTGTGGGATAAAAAGCGGCAGGAACTGTGGACCGCATCTGTAAACAAGCTGTACGGCTTTACTTATAATTTCAATTGTGCAGCACCCGATCTTACGTTGAAGGATAGTATAACGCTGCCCGCCAGCGGTTGTCACGACCTGTATCCGGTATATGGAAAAGATTCATTGTGGTTATCAACCAGCAGTAAGATCTGGGCCATCAACCTGCAAACAAAAACCGTGACCGAACAAAGCGCCCTGGCCCGCGTGAAAAGTGTTTCATCCGGACCCAATGAAAACTATCCCACTATTCTCATGCAGTCCATCGATACCGATCAGCAGTGGTACAACGATAAAGTGATCGATTTTAAAGGAAATACCGTGTTGCAGTTGACCGGGCTAAAAGCGTATAAGGGTAGGTGGTTGCTGGTGAATACATTTAGTTATGACGGAGGTGGTGATGTGAAGGTGTGTAAGTAA
- a CDS encoding FGGY-family carbohydrate kinase encodes MTTKEAYIIIDIGTGNVRVAAASANGTVLGVAREDLQYIRDDKYADALYFDPNALWKQVTALAKQVIAQMPGVTVRAVTATSQREGIVLLGKNGESLIGLPNIDHRGREWEDIVPDKTIVYKLTGRYPTSLFSAFKLIGIKKRWKEIWQNTVSFVSISDWVEYQLSGVIKYEHSQASETLLYDVQFREWSEDLCDVFALDSSLLPPLKNSGEILGPVLPEIAASFAISKDAVVVAGGGDTQLAIKSTQPAVEDIVIVSGTTTPIVKLVDTYMLDAHQRTWTSRDIETNRLVFEANAGVTGLNFQRLKEIFYPNESYTVIEQELAATKDTFCMASLGSVVADEKTPLIKGGFIFPTPVSHQLTRGHFVWATILDIACSIAENYKILGEVAGHQPDYVWACGGGLQSLALRSLLAGLLNKKVQVRRGFEQSSVIGGALICNEALKATVEFDDSIEVVYPQQQEYYTRLYKEWKKTRTNFRSMQ; translated from the coding sequence ATGACCACAAAAGAAGCATACATAATTATTGATATCGGCACCGGGAATGTACGGGTGGCTGCTGCCAGCGCCAATGGAACGGTATTGGGGGTGGCCCGGGAAGATCTTCAATACATTCGTGACGATAAATATGCCGATGCCCTGTATTTCGATCCCAATGCCTTATGGAAACAGGTGACTGCATTAGCCAAACAGGTCATCGCTCAAATGCCCGGTGTTACGGTGCGCGCAGTTACGGCTACCAGCCAGCGTGAGGGCATTGTATTGTTGGGTAAAAACGGCGAATCGCTTATAGGTTTGCCAAACATCGATCACCGCGGCCGCGAGTGGGAAGACATAGTGCCCGATAAAACCATCGTGTATAAACTCACCGGCCGGTATCCCACTTCCCTGTTTTCGGCCTTTAAATTAATTGGAATAAAAAAACGGTGGAAAGAGATCTGGCAGAATACCGTGAGTTTTGTAAGCATCAGTGACTGGGTTGAGTACCAGTTGAGCGGCGTAATAAAATACGAACACTCACAGGCTTCAGAAACCCTGTTGTACGACGTACAGTTCAGGGAATGGAGTGAAGACCTGTGCGATGTGTTTGCGTTGGACAGCTCGTTGCTGCCACCACTAAAGAACTCAGGTGAGATCCTGGGGCCTGTATTGCCTGAGATTGCCGCTTCCTTTGCTATTTCAAAAGATGCAGTGGTGGTTGCAGGCGGTGGCGATACACAGCTGGCTATAAAAAGCACGCAGCCTGCTGTAGAAGACATTGTAATTGTTTCCGGTACCACCACGCCCATTGTAAAACTGGTGGATACATATATGCTGGATGCGCACCAACGTACCTGGACGAGCCGCGATATTGAAACCAACAGACTGGTGTTTGAAGCCAATGCCGGGGTAACCGGGTTGAACTTTCAACGCCTGAAGGAGATCTTTTACCCCAACGAAAGTTATACCGTTATTGAACAGGAGCTGGCTGCTACCAAAGATACGTTTTGTATGGCCTCGCTCGGTTCAGTGGTGGCCGATGAAAAAACACCGTTGATAAAAGGTGGGTTTATATTCCCAACGCCGGTCTCGCATCAGTTAACGCGCGGACATTTTGTATGGGCTACCATCCTGGATATCGCCTGCTCTATTGCAGAGAATTATAAGATCCTTGGCGAAGTGGCTGGTCACCAGCCCGATTATGTGTGGGCCTGTGGCGGCGGTTTGCAAAGCCTTGCCCTTCGTAGTTTACTGGCGGGTTTGTTGAACAAGAAAGTGCAGGTGCGGCGCGGCTTTGAACAATCATCGGTTATCGGTGGCGCGCTTATTTGTAATGAAGCGTTGAAAGCCACTGTTGAATTTGATGATAGTATTGAAGTGGTATATCCGCAGCAGCAGGAGTACTATACAAGGTTGTATAAAGAGTGGAAGAAAACGAGAACGAATTTTAGGAGTATGCAATAA
- a CDS encoding FGGY-family carbohydrate kinase, with protein MNKPYFVGIDIGTQGARAVLINSIGEVLGSGEQAFPLNNQSREEQSPEQWWHDCMLCLQQVVGQVRLTINLADIVAISVTSTSGTIIPIDKNNEPLYNAIMYSDPRSAEEASFCKKVALAENSEGYTAFNASSGLPKMLWFINRYPGKVEQLGKFIHAADFIIGKLCGRYDVTDYTNALKSGYDVRKKEWPAYIREKLPIQQNWLQTVQPSGTTVANILPKLAAELGLPKHIKVVAGMTDGCAAQIASGAVQVGDWNTTIGTTLVVKGVTTKEINDPYGRLYCHRHPEGYWMPGGASNTGADWVTRDFGNDLHELTTQAAALVPTRHMAWPLKQQGERFPFIAPQATGFHPVGLPPAELFAACMEGVAYIEKYAYEVIEELSGESVTAVFTAGGGSNSELWLQIRSNVLQLPVYKMKHVTGAVGAAIIAASQTHFTSLTEAAKALTQIEKEVNPRSDAVAIYKQNYQQFIDTLAGKGYISKTAYA; from the coding sequence ATGAATAAACCATATTTCGTTGGTATTGATATAGGTACACAAGGTGCAAGAGCTGTATTAATCAACTCGATTGGTGAAGTACTGGGCAGTGGTGAGCAGGCATTTCCATTAAATAATCAATCCCGCGAAGAACAATCGCCGGAACAGTGGTGGCACGATTGTATGTTGTGTTTACAACAGGTAGTAGGGCAGGTGAGGTTGACAATCAACCTGGCAGATATTGTGGCGATTTCTGTTACCTCCACTTCAGGCACCATCATTCCTATTGATAAAAATAATGAACCGTTGTACAATGCCATTATGTACAGCGATCCGCGTTCGGCTGAAGAAGCCAGCTTTTGTAAAAAGGTGGCGCTGGCAGAAAACAGCGAAGGTTATACGGCCTTTAATGCCAGCAGCGGTTTGCCCAAAATGTTATGGTTCATAAACCGGTATCCCGGTAAGGTGGAGCAGCTGGGTAAATTCATTCATGCCGCTGATTTTATTATTGGTAAATTATGTGGCCGGTATGATGTTACTGATTATACCAATGCCCTGAAATCGGGCTATGATGTGCGTAAAAAAGAATGGCCTGCCTACATCCGGGAAAAACTGCCCATTCAACAAAACTGGTTACAAACGGTACAACCTTCCGGTACAACCGTAGCGAATATCCTGCCCAAACTCGCAGCTGAATTAGGATTGCCAAAACATATTAAAGTAGTAGCAGGCATGACGGATGGTTGTGCCGCACAGATCGCCTCAGGCGCTGTGCAGGTGGGCGACTGGAACACAACCATTGGCACTACGCTGGTAGTAAAAGGCGTAACCACCAAAGAGATTAACGACCCTTATGGGCGATTATATTGTCACCGTCACCCCGAAGGTTATTGGATGCCTGGTGGAGCCAGTAATACCGGGGCTGATTGGGTGACAAGGGATTTTGGTAATGACCTGCATGAATTAACAACGCAGGCAGCTGCATTGGTACCCACCAGGCATATGGCCTGGCCGTTGAAACAACAGGGCGAACGATTCCCGTTTATAGCACCGCAGGCAACGGGGTTTCACCCGGTAGGACTGCCGCCCGCTGAATTGTTTGCCGCCTGTATGGAAGGCGTGGCCTATATTGAAAAGTATGCGTATGAAGTAATAGAGGAATTGTCGGGCGAAAGCGTAACGGCCGTATTCACCGCAGGTGGCGGCAGTAACAGCGAGCTGTGGTTGCAGATCAGGAGCAACGTGCTGCAATTACCCGTATACAAAATGAAACATGTTACAGGCGCCGTAGGCGCTGCCATCATTGCTGCGTCACAAACGCATTTTACGTCGTTGACCGAAGCGGCCAAAGCCTTAACACAAATTGAAAAAGAAGTCAATCCGCGATCGGATGCGGTAGCTATTTACAAACAGAATTACCAGCAATTTATAGATACCCTGGCCGGTAAAGGCTATATCAGCAAAACAGCATATGCTTAA
- a CDS encoding NAD(P)-dependent oxidoreductase, which yields MKILVTAPYNESGLITLQERFGEVIYRPWKPNGRAYYADELTALLTATAANALITEHDHVTADVINAHPHLQFIGVCRGTPSNVAIETATKHGIPVFYTPARNAQAVAEMFVANVITFMRNTLAGVEWLKGRNWAAGAHTSYLQFKGTELAGKTVGMVGFGAIGQLIATMLQCYPCPIQFYDPYVTTYDKAYRSVSLEELFATSDIVSIHLPVTEETKGIIDYSLLSKMKPNAIFVNTARAVVVQRNDLLRVLEEGTIRGAILDVFDHEPPDEIDYKIIDHPNVLPTPHIAGATFEVEDHHVTILNKTLVDWYIDNKRSGARLANKELLTVQI from the coding sequence ATGAAGATCCTTGTGACGGCGCCGTACAATGAAAGCGGGTTAATAACATTGCAGGAACGTTTTGGCGAGGTAATTTACAGACCCTGGAAACCCAATGGCCGGGCATATTATGCCGATGAATTAACGGCGTTGTTAACTGCCACTGCTGCCAATGCATTGATAACCGAACACGATCACGTGACAGCCGATGTAATAAATGCACATCCTCATTTGCAATTTATAGGTGTATGCAGGGGCACGCCCTCTAATGTGGCCATTGAAACTGCCACCAAACACGGCATTCCCGTTTTTTATACGCCAGCCCGCAATGCACAGGCGGTGGCGGAAATGTTTGTTGCCAATGTGATAACGTTTATGCGTAATACCCTGGCCGGGGTGGAATGGTTAAAAGGCCGTAACTGGGCCGCCGGTGCGCATACTTCCTATTTACAGTTCAAAGGCACCGAACTGGCGGGTAAAACCGTGGGCATGGTTGGCTTTGGCGCTATTGGTCAGTTGATAGCCACCATGCTGCAATGCTATCCCTGTCCAATCCAGTTTTATGATCCCTATGTAACCACTTATGATAAAGCGTACCGTTCCGTTTCGCTGGAAGAGCTGTTTGCAACCAGCGACATTGTTTCCATTCACCTGCCGGTGACGGAAGAAACAAAAGGCATCATCGATTATTCCTTATTATCAAAGATGAAACCGAATGCCATTTTTGTAAATACGGCCCGTGCGGTAGTAGTACAACGGAACGACCTCTTGCGGGTACTGGAAGAGGGTACTATCCGCGGCGCCATTCTCGATGTGTTCGATCATGAGCCGCCCGATGAAATTGATTATAAAATAATCGATCATCCCAACGTACTGCCCACACCGCATATTGCGGGCGCTACCTTTGAGGTGGAAGACCATCATGTAACCATCTTAAACAAAACCCTGGTTGACTGGTATATTGACAATAAAAGATCCGGCGCCAGGCTGGCCAATAAAGAATTACTGACTGTTCAGATATAA